From the Desulfohalovibrio reitneri genome, one window contains:
- a CDS encoding phenylacetate--CoA ligase family protein produces MREVNRGDIYSRVVRHVVAPMWAAWEGSPYLKHLARLRRAQYRTLEEVKADQFRRLRELLSHAYAHVPYYRSRFDAAGVRPEDVACLDDLRRLPVLTKDDIRANREAMVADNVPADRLHPRKTSGSTGVSLQFSVDDDSMQWKRGCTYRHDEWAGWRLGERVGLVWGNPEYKGSWRGWLRNALLHRGTYLDTLRMDDEAMRDFHSRIMREKPTLLFGHAHSLYLFACFVRDNGLEPPRPRGVISTAMVLHDYERRVVEETFGCRATNRYGCEEVSLIACECEAHQGLHVNMDTLVVECLRDGRPAEPGETGALVVTDLTNYGMPFIRYLVGDTARMAADPCSCGRGYPLIESLEGRIADYVRTPEGEYVSGISLTENFAMVLEGVKQMQIVQDRLDHLVFRVVPGEDGNQGLEADIASLVEQRFGRGMEHQVEYVDSIQSEESGKYRFCISKLDAAQAFRAGEAARQ; encoded by the coding sequence ATGCGGGAAGTCAATCGCGGCGACATCTATTCCCGAGTGGTGCGTCACGTGGTGGCGCCCATGTGGGCCGCCTGGGAAGGCTCGCCATACCTGAAGCACCTGGCCCGGCTGCGCCGGGCGCAGTACCGTACCCTGGAAGAAGTCAAGGCGGACCAGTTCCGGCGGCTGCGCGAACTGCTCTCCCACGCCTACGCCCACGTCCCCTACTACCGGAGCCGGTTCGACGCCGCCGGGGTGCGGCCGGAGGACGTGGCCTGCCTGGACGACCTGCGCCGCCTGCCGGTGCTGACCAAGGACGATATCCGGGCCAACCGCGAGGCCATGGTGGCTGACAACGTGCCCGCCGACAGGCTGCACCCGCGCAAGACCTCCGGCTCCACCGGCGTCTCCCTGCAATTCTCCGTGGACGATGACAGCATGCAATGGAAGCGCGGCTGCACCTACCGCCACGACGAGTGGGCGGGCTGGCGGCTGGGCGAGCGGGTGGGGCTGGTCTGGGGCAACCCGGAGTACAAGGGGTCCTGGCGCGGCTGGCTGCGCAATGCCCTGTTGCACCGGGGCACCTACCTGGACACCCTGCGCATGGACGACGAGGCCATGCGCGACTTCCACTCCCGGATCATGCGGGAGAAGCCCACGCTGCTCTTCGGCCACGCCCACTCCCTGTACCTCTTCGCTTGCTTCGTGCGCGACAACGGGCTGGAGCCGCCCAGGCCCAGGGGCGTCATCTCCACGGCCATGGTGCTGCACGACTACGAGCGGCGCGTGGTGGAGGAGACCTTCGGCTGCCGGGCCACCAACCGCTACGGCTGCGAGGAGGTGAGCCTCATCGCCTGCGAGTGCGAGGCGCACCAGGGGCTGCACGTGAACATGGACACCCTGGTGGTGGAGTGTTTGCGCGACGGCCGTCCGGCCGAGCCGGGCGAGACCGGCGCGCTGGTGGTCACCGACCTGACCAATTACGGCATGCCCTTCATCCGCTACCTGGTGGGCGACACGGCCCGCATGGCCGCCGATCCCTGCTCCTGCGGCCGCGGCTATCCCCTCATCGAGTCCCTGGAAGGGCGCATCGCCGACTACGTGCGCACTCCGGAAGGGGAGTACGTCTCCGGCATCTCCCTCACCGAAAACTTCGCCATGGTGCTGGAAGGGGTGAAGCAGATGCAGATCGTGCAGGACCGGCTGGACCACCTGGTTTTCCGGGTGGTTCCGGGCGAGGACGGCAACCAGGGCTTGGAGGCGGACATCGCCTCCCTGGTGGAGCAACGCTTCGGCAGGGGCATGGAGCACCAGGTGGAGTACGTGGACTCCATCCAGTCCGAGGAATCCGGTAAGTACCGCTTCTGCATCTCCAAACTGGACGCGGCCCAAGCCTTCCGGGCCGGAGAGGCGGCCAGGCAATGA
- a CDS encoding polysaccharide deacetylase family protein, producing MRALKDMVLWGFVYLWSPCRNAVRSLFGRSHAVIINYHRVNDAHRDTVSVGEEQFRRQMRILKRRCRVQDMHSFLEARGEKRRRTVALVTFDDGYDDNYEAAKHLREVGLPCTFFVTTRKVGTEEGFAHDLKKLGRAVPTLSWDRVREMRKWGFGIGNHTATHPRLSTLDTDEALGEIASGMEDLRREVGANCGERWFAYPHGRPEDISDEVRRRLPEIGVECCFSAYGGTCPPDFDRFDIRRQGVHHAFSDLYFKALVEGWRVRS from the coding sequence GTGAGGGCGCTGAAGGACATGGTGCTGTGGGGATTCGTCTACCTGTGGTCGCCCTGCCGCAACGCGGTCCGCTCCCTGTTCGGCCGCTCCCATGCGGTCATCATCAACTACCACCGGGTGAACGACGCCCACCGCGACACCGTGAGCGTGGGGGAGGAGCAGTTCCGGCGGCAGATGCGCATCCTCAAGCGCAGGTGCCGGGTGCAGGACATGCATAGCTTTTTGGAGGCGCGGGGCGAGAAACGCCGCCGCACCGTGGCCCTGGTGACCTTCGACGACGGCTACGACGACAACTACGAGGCGGCCAAGCACCTCCGCGAGGTGGGCCTGCCCTGCACGTTCTTCGTGACCACCCGCAAGGTTGGAACGGAGGAGGGCTTCGCCCACGACCTGAAAAAGCTGGGCCGGGCCGTGCCCACGCTCAGCTGGGACCGTGTCCGGGAAATGCGGAAGTGGGGGTTCGGCATCGGCAACCACACCGCCACCCACCCCAGGCTCTCCACCCTGGACACGGACGAGGCGCTTGGGGAGATAGCCTCCGGCATGGAGGACCTGCGCCGGGAGGTCGGGGCGAACTGCGGCGAGCGGTGGTTCGCCTATCCCCACGGCAGGCCGGAGGACATCAGCGACGAGGTCCGCCGGCGGCTGCCGGAAATCGGCGTGGAGTGCTGCTTCTCGGCCTACGGCGGCACCTGCCCGCCGGACTTCGACCGCTTCGACATCCGCCGCCAGGGCGTCCACCACGCCTTCAGCGACCTGTACTTCAAGGCCCTGGTCGAGGGGTGGCGGGTCCGTTCGTGA
- a CDS encoding glycosyltransferase family 2 protein: MTALLLAIPLAGLTLAVAYLWLMALAGLRRPSARVEAAGESLRFAVVVPAHDEEETIAPTLASLHAMDYPADSFQVVVLADNCTDDTAGTARRAGARCIERTAPDRRGKGQALRHAFDILLGEDVQAVAVVDADTVVEPDFLRAADARLRAGERVVQARYGVENPDDTALTYMLAVGNAIENDLFLRGRERLGLPSILRGNGMAFGAELLREHPWEAGSVVEDTEYSLDLLLAGVPTRFAGETEVRAPLPRTLEQAASQRVRWASGNSGVARRKARDLLAEGLRRGRPELLDTAFCLAIRSKPLLLLASFLLAGASLLAGEHAPWAVTLAGLLAAYMALGMVVMGLTPARLRLALAAPFSLAWLTAVSLLGLTGFRGGQWTRTGRA; this comes from the coding sequence ATGACCGCCCTGCTTCTGGCCATTCCCCTGGCCGGCCTGACCCTGGCCGTGGCCTACCTCTGGCTCATGGCCCTGGCGGGCCTGCGCCGCCCGTCCGCCCGGGTGGAGGCGGCGGGCGAGTCCCTGCGCTTCGCGGTGGTGGTCCCGGCCCATGACGAGGAGGAGACCATCGCTCCCACCCTGGCCAGCCTGCACGCCATGGACTACCCGGCGGACTCCTTCCAGGTGGTGGTGCTGGCGGACAACTGCACCGACGACACCGCCGGGACCGCCCGCCGCGCCGGGGCGCGCTGCATCGAGCGCACCGCCCCGGATCGCCGAGGCAAGGGGCAGGCCCTGCGGCACGCCTTCGACATCCTGCTGGGCGAGGACGTCCAGGCCGTGGCCGTGGTGGACGCGGACACGGTGGTGGAGCCGGATTTCCTGCGGGCGGCGGATGCCCGGCTACGGGCGGGCGAGCGGGTGGTCCAGGCGCGCTACGGTGTGGAGAACCCGGACGACACGGCCCTCACCTACATGCTGGCCGTGGGCAACGCCATCGAGAACGACCTCTTCCTGCGCGGCCGGGAGCGGCTGGGGCTGCCCTCCATCCTGCGCGGCAACGGCATGGCCTTCGGCGCGGAGCTGCTGCGGGAGCACCCGTGGGAAGCGGGTTCCGTGGTGGAGGACACCGAATACTCCCTGGACCTGCTGCTGGCCGGAGTGCCCACCCGCTTCGCCGGGGAGACCGAGGTGCGCGCCCCCCTGCCGCGCACCCTGGAGCAGGCCGCCTCCCAGCGCGTGCGCTGGGCCTCGGGCAACAGCGGGGTGGCCCGCCGCAAGGCGCGCGATTTGCTGGCCGAGGGACTGCGCAGAGGGCGGCCGGAGCTTCTGGACACGGCCTTCTGCCTGGCCATCCGTAGCAAACCGCTTTTGCTGCTGGCCTCTTTTCTCCTGGCCGGGGCGAGCCTGCTGGCGGGCGAGCACGCCCCCTGGGCCGTGACCCTGGCCGGGCTGCTGGCGGCCTACATGGCGCTGGGCATGGTGGTCATGGGGCTCACCCCCGCCCGGCTGCGGCTGGCCCTGGCCGCCCCCTTTTCCCTGGCTTGGCTCACGGCGGTCTCCCTGCTGGGGCTGACCGGCTTCCGGGGCGGGCAATGGACACGCACGGGGAGGGCCTGA
- a CDS encoding glycosyltransferase family 2 protein, which yields MSLVSVVVSAYNYAAYIPQALDSVLAQTHADLDVVVVDDGSTDNTAEVVARYLSDPRVRYVYQDNAGQAAAKNRGLRESASDLVAFLDADDVCLPTRIEKQLRLFDDPDVGVVYAKRVLIDALGKESPFNHPPLYRGWVLDRAFVDNFICFSSSMVRKPFFLRAGGFDESMAMGIDYDLWIRMAAICAFDYVDEELVKYRVGHGNMSTNTEKRLRSAWDIQERNLRDPEVRRRLRPGTVGEARACLLRTYGKLRAAQGRPLAALGFFGASLSRRPLWAGTWRAMLRAAMPQRAVDLYKGLRRPKEARGS from the coding sequence GTGAGCCTGGTTTCGGTGGTCGTCTCGGCCTACAACTACGCCGCCTACATCCCCCAGGCCCTGGACTCGGTGCTGGCCCAGACCCACGCCGACCTGGACGTGGTGGTGGTGGACGACGGCTCCACGGACAACACCGCCGAGGTGGTGGCCCGCTACCTGTCCGACCCCAGGGTGCGCTACGTGTACCAGGACAACGCCGGGCAGGCCGCGGCCAAGAACCGGGGACTGCGGGAGAGCGCCTCCGACCTGGTGGCCTTTCTGGACGCGGACGACGTCTGCCTGCCCACGCGCATCGAGAAGCAGCTCCGCCTCTTCGACGACCCGGACGTGGGTGTGGTCTACGCCAAGCGGGTGCTCATCGACGCCCTTGGCAAGGAGTCGCCCTTCAACCATCCCCCCCTGTACCGGGGCTGGGTGCTGGACCGCGCCTTCGTGGACAACTTCATCTGCTTTTCCTCCTCCATGGTGCGCAAACCGTTCTTCCTGCGGGCCGGGGGGTTCGACGAGTCCATGGCCATGGGCATCGACTACGACCTGTGGATACGCATGGCCGCCATCTGCGCCTTCGACTACGTGGACGAGGAGCTGGTCAAGTACCGGGTGGGCCACGGCAACATGTCCACCAATACGGAAAAGCGGCTGCGCTCGGCCTGGGATATCCAGGAGCGGAACCTGCGCGATCCCGAAGTGCGGCGCAGGCTGCGGCCCGGCACCGTGGGCGAGGCCCGGGCCTGCCTGCTGCGCACCTACGGCAAGCTGCGGGCCGCCCAGGGCAGGCCTCTGGCCGCGCTGGGCTTTTTCGGGGCCTCGCTCTCGCGCCGTCCCTTGTGGGCCGGAACCTGGCGGGCCATGCTCCGGGCGGCCATGCCGCAGCGGGCGGTGGACCTGTACAAGGGACTGCGGCGGCCGAAGGAGGCGCGGGGCTCGTGA
- a CDS encoding glycosyltransferase family 2 protein gives MAEARASRLGHGGGSLIYSGYEGYASPVSNGAAYSRRALDRVGLVDESFDACEDVEFNHRVERAGLRTYTSPALTVRYYPRESFSSLLRQMVRYGEGRCRLWRKHPSSLSATTLVPPLFAAGAAAAPVGLAASAIGALPMWLGAALPPGWPPTLCW, from the coding sequence GTGGCCGAGGCCCGGGCCTCGCGGTTGGGGCACGGCGGTGGCTCCCTCATCTATTCCGGCTACGAGGGCTACGCCAGCCCGGTGAGCAACGGCGCGGCCTACAGCCGCCGGGCCCTGGACCGGGTGGGGCTGGTGGACGAGTCCTTCGACGCCTGCGAGGACGTGGAATTCAATCACCGGGTGGAGCGCGCGGGACTGCGCACCTACACCAGCCCGGCCCTGACCGTGCGCTACTACCCGCGCGAGTCCTTTTCCTCCCTGCTGCGGCAGATGGTCCGCTACGGCGAGGGGCGCTGCCGCTTGTGGCGCAAGCATCCCTCCAGCCTGTCCGCCACCACCCTGGTTCCGCCCCTGTTCGCGGCAGGAGCGGCGGCCGCTCCGGTCGGCCTGGCCGCCTCCGCCATCGGCGCGCTGCCCATGTGGCTGGGCGCGGCCCTGCCGCCGGGCTGGCCGCCTACGCTCTGTTGGTGA
- a CDS encoding glycosyltransferase codes for MPRIAHLIATNFYGGPERQILWHARHLSKRGYQPLIVSFQEHGKENELLLAAGRAGVDHRGLKARSPFHPGSVYELARLLRRDGVRVLVTHGYKANVVGRLASWLTGIPEVAVSRGWTGENGRVRLYEKLDKLFLRLADQVVAVSGGQREKVLACGVPGERVCVIHNGIDLESFPGPCEHSVRRELGVPDDAPFVVSAGRLSPEKNHMGFIEAAGMVLTERPDTRFAVFGEGFLRPELERAVAELELEDRFFLPGFRPDVRSLLHEADVFVLPSHTEGLPNVILEAFACGKPVVATAVGGTPEVVRHGVDGFLTRPNDPGALSEALLALIDSPELRAEMGGNGLNHVRERFDFADQTNRYLEHYQRLLETNSRGEGRA; via the coding sequence ATGCCGCGAATCGCCCATCTCATCGCCACCAATTTCTACGGCGGGCCGGAGCGGCAGATTCTCTGGCACGCCCGCCACCTGTCCAAGCGCGGCTACCAGCCTCTCATCGTCTCCTTTCAGGAGCACGGCAAGGAAAACGAGCTGCTGCTGGCGGCCGGGCGGGCAGGGGTGGACCACCGGGGCCTGAAGGCGCGAAGCCCCTTCCATCCCGGTTCGGTGTACGAGCTGGCCCGGCTGCTGCGACGCGACGGCGTGCGGGTGCTGGTCACGCACGGCTACAAGGCCAACGTCGTCGGGCGGCTGGCCTCCTGGCTGACCGGCATCCCCGAGGTGGCCGTTTCCCGGGGCTGGACCGGGGAGAACGGCCGGGTGCGGCTCTATGAGAAGCTGGACAAGCTCTTTCTGCGGCTGGCCGACCAGGTGGTGGCCGTGTCCGGCGGGCAGCGCGAGAAGGTGCTGGCCTGCGGCGTGCCCGGGGAGCGGGTCTGCGTCATCCACAACGGCATCGACCTGGAGAGTTTTCCCGGCCCCTGCGAGCACAGCGTGCGACGGGAGCTGGGCGTGCCGGATGATGCCCCCTTCGTGGTCTCCGCGGGCAGGTTGAGCCCGGAGAAGAACCATATGGGCTTCATCGAGGCCGCGGGCATGGTGCTCACGGAACGCCCGGACACCCGCTTCGCCGTGTTCGGCGAGGGGTTCCTCCGGCCTGAGCTGGAGCGGGCGGTGGCCGAACTGGAACTTGAGGACCGCTTCTTCCTGCCCGGCTTCCGGCCGGACGTGCGCTCGCTGCTGCACGAGGCGGACGTTTTCGTGCTGCCGTCCCACACCGAGGGCCTGCCCAACGTCATCCTGGAGGCCTTCGCCTGCGGCAAGCCGGTGGTGGCCACGGCCGTGGGCGGCACGCCGGAGGTGGTGCGGCACGGCGTGGACGGCTTCCTGACCAGGCCGAACGACCCCGGCGCACTGTCCGAGGCGTTGCTGGCGCTCATCGACTCCCCTGAATTGCGGGCCGAAATGGGTGGCAACGGGCTGAACCACGTGCGCGAGCGATTCGACTTCGCCGACCAGACCAACCGCTACCTGGAGCACTACCAGCGGCTGCTGGAGACCAATTCGCGCGGGGAGGGCAGGGCATGA
- a CDS encoding glycosyltransferase, whose product MKTRVCLLIDTVYSPSGGTEKQLLQLLRHMDRDEFEPRLCVLRNSDWLRQRFDLAPLDVLGLDSFRRPSGWAGVLRLASLLRRHRIDVVHTHFRDASIAGIPAAKLAGVRGVVAARRNQGYWMTPLELRLQRTLNRWVDVFVANSDSTRRWCRETEGVPTERVLVVYNGLDLAAFDPADAGGREAVRRDLGIPPDAPAACIVANMRPVKRMDVFLRAAARARQSVPGARFVVVGDGPQRGAMEALARELELDGSVIFLGNRNDVPRLLPAMDVGVLASDSESFSNSVAEYMASGLAVAATDVGGCREALGEEGVGAIVASGDHAALGEALAGQLLDRPALLRARRDNPARAAELFSLSECVRAHESVYRRLAGNDVASEAADSAAPAGRGA is encoded by the coding sequence GTGAAAACGCGCGTCTGCCTGCTCATCGACACGGTGTATTCCCCGTCCGGGGGGACGGAGAAGCAGCTCCTCCAGCTGCTGCGCCACATGGACCGGGACGAATTCGAGCCCAGGCTGTGCGTGCTGCGAAACTCGGATTGGCTGCGCCAGAGGTTCGACCTCGCTCCCCTGGACGTGCTCGGCCTGGACAGCTTTCGCCGCCCGAGCGGCTGGGCCGGGGTGCTGCGGCTGGCCTCCCTGCTGCGCCGCCACCGCATCGACGTGGTCCACACGCATTTCCGCGACGCCTCCATCGCGGGCATTCCGGCGGCCAAGCTGGCCGGGGTGCGCGGGGTGGTGGCCGCCCGCCGCAACCAGGGCTACTGGATGACCCCCCTGGAACTGCGCCTGCAGCGGACCCTCAACCGCTGGGTGGACGTCTTTGTGGCCAACTCGGACAGCACCCGGCGCTGGTGCCGGGAGACCGAAGGCGTGCCCACTGAACGGGTGCTGGTGGTCTACAACGGCCTGGACCTGGCAGCCTTCGACCCGGCGGACGCGGGTGGCCGGGAGGCCGTGCGCCGCGACCTCGGCATCCCGCCGGACGCGCCCGCCGCCTGCATCGTGGCCAATATGCGGCCGGTCAAGCGCATGGATGTTTTTCTACGCGCGGCGGCCCGGGCGAGGCAGAGCGTGCCCGGCGCGCGGTTCGTGGTGGTTGGGGACGGCCCCCAGCGCGGTGCAATGGAAGCCCTGGCGAGGGAACTGGAACTGGACGGCTCGGTCATCTTCCTGGGCAACCGGAACGACGTGCCCCGCCTGCTCCCGGCCATGGACGTCGGCGTGCTGGCCTCGGACTCCGAGAGCTTTTCCAACTCCGTGGCCGAGTATATGGCCTCGGGGTTGGCCGTGGCAGCCACGGACGTGGGCGGCTGCCGGGAAGCCCTGGGAGAGGAGGGCGTCGGGGCCATCGTGGCCTCGGGCGACCACGCGGCCCTGGGCGAGGCCCTGGCCGGGCAACTGCTGGACCGTCCGGCCCTGCTGCGGGCCCGGCGGGACAATCCGGCCCGGGCGGCCGAGCTCTTTTCCCTGTCCGAGTGCGTGAGGGCGCACGAATCCGTGTATCGTCGTCTGGCGGGCAACGACGTCGCGAGCGAAGCCGCGGACTCGGCCGCCCCGGCGGGGAGGGGCGCGTGA
- a CDS encoding glycosyltransferase, giving the protein MSGREREAPFITVVMPVRNEARFIEGTLYSLLEQDYPGDRFEIIVADGFSDDGTRDIVSRLAGSHPQVRLADNPGRRSSAGRNVGFRLGRGDYFLVVDGHCHIPTTGLLAHLARIFRETGADCLGRPNPSTRPT; this is encoded by the coding sequence ATGAGTGGCCGGGAGAGGGAAGCCCCCTTCATCACGGTGGTCATGCCGGTGCGCAACGAGGCGCGCTTCATCGAGGGAACACTTTACAGCCTGCTGGAGCAGGACTACCCCGGGGACCGATTCGAGATCATCGTGGCCGACGGCTTTTCCGACGACGGCACCCGGGACATTGTTTCCCGGCTGGCCGGGAGCCATCCCCAGGTGCGGCTGGCGGACAACCCGGGCCGCCGCTCCAGCGCCGGGCGCAACGTGGGCTTCCGTCTGGGGCGGGGCGACTACTTCCTGGTGGTGGACGGCCACTGCCACATTCCCACCACCGGCCTGCTGGCCCACCTGGCCCGCATCTTCCGCGAGACGGGAGCGGATTGCCTGGGCCGCCCCAACCCCTCGACCCGCCCGACCTGA
- a CDS encoding GNAT family N-acetyltransferase: MRISVLEGSRAEEFLFDEDAERAWRDLLDACPWSTVYQDVPFVRTWCETYRDEWEPVVVLGGSVEDGLDGLLPLARARGDGRLVPLGGREAEYQGWITRPGEAEDFPRKALHEVNGRFPGRDLVFRYLPPATPLQWLDKGGNGFRWSATEWMRPLVRDPAHRADKSLRKKSNKSRLKQMARHGEVKLDRIRDGAELRGLLAQLASWCDLRHGAWHGALPFERDALKGPFLCSLLDAGVLHGSVLTVGGEPASIYLGCLGRGTMHLGVIAHTPFLAKYSPGRFHLYLLARMLGEEEVPVLDMTPGEDPYKERFADSFDGVRELTVHGGLSSFLRDRCAARARKVARKALERAGVEPERVKAFLARARRVRPSSIPAELVRRMRHRLWRDAEYRIYFYDLAANRPEPGGEEVEADSIPAVLSYRPEEAWQTREAFLRQTIKALENGHHIYTVSDAEGLVHYGWVCKESEGTFATEVGQEIRFPRKSHSLWNSYTAPRGRGKKLYQKTMRQTLYDLRAKGCDGRVYAGVLSDNHASRHVVEKVGFTYERSAFERVRFGRTTRWQEDPPE, encoded by the coding sequence ATGCGGATTTCCGTTCTGGAGGGAAGCCGGGCTGAAGAATTCCTGTTCGACGAGGATGCCGAACGGGCCTGGCGGGATTTGCTGGACGCCTGCCCGTGGAGCACGGTCTATCAGGACGTTCCCTTCGTCAGGACGTGGTGCGAGACCTACCGCGACGAGTGGGAGCCCGTGGTGGTCCTGGGCGGCTCTGTGGAAGATGGCCTGGACGGGCTTCTCCCGCTGGCCAGGGCGCGCGGCGACGGGCGGCTGGTCCCGCTGGGCGGCCGCGAGGCCGAATACCAGGGCTGGATAACCCGGCCCGGCGAGGCCGAGGACTTTCCGCGCAAGGCCTTGCACGAGGTGAACGGCCGGTTCCCCGGTCGCGACCTCGTCTTTCGCTACCTGCCACCCGCCACCCCCCTGCAGTGGCTGGACAAGGGCGGCAACGGCTTCAGGTGGAGCGCCACGGAGTGGATGCGGCCCCTGGTGCGGGACCCGGCGCACCGCGCGGACAAGTCCCTGCGCAAGAAAAGCAACAAAAGCAGATTGAAGCAGATGGCCCGGCACGGCGAGGTCAAGCTGGACCGCATCCGCGACGGGGCAGAACTGCGGGGGCTGCTTGCCCAGCTGGCAAGCTGGTGCGACCTGCGCCACGGCGCCTGGCACGGCGCGCTGCCCTTCGAGCGGGACGCGCTGAAGGGGCCTTTCCTCTGCTCCCTGCTGGACGCGGGCGTGCTGCACGGTTCGGTGCTCACCGTGGGCGGGGAGCCCGCCTCCATCTATCTGGGCTGTCTGGGACGGGGGACCATGCACCTCGGCGTCATCGCCCACACCCCCTTCCTGGCCAAATACTCCCCTGGCAGGTTCCACCTGTACCTGCTGGCCCGCATGCTGGGCGAGGAGGAGGTGCCCGTCCTGGACATGACCCCGGGCGAGGATCCCTACAAAGAGCGCTTCGCGGACAGTTTCGACGGCGTGCGGGAGCTGACCGTCCACGGCGGATTGTCCTCCTTCCTTCGGGACAGGTGCGCGGCCAGGGCGCGCAAGGTGGCCAGGAAGGCGCTGGAGCGCGCGGGCGTGGAGCCGGAGCGGGTCAAGGCGTTCCTCGCCAGGGCTCGGCGGGTGCGGCCCTCCAGCATTCCGGCCGAGCTGGTCAGGCGGATGCGCCACAGACTGTGGCGCGACGCGGAGTACCGCATCTATTTCTACGACCTCGCCGCCAACCGTCCCGAGCCGGGCGGCGAGGAGGTGGAGGCCGACTCCATCCCGGCCGTGCTCTCCTATCGACCCGAGGAGGCCTGGCAGACCAGGGAAGCCTTCCTGCGCCAGACCATCAAGGCGCTGGAGAACGGCCACCATATCTACACGGTCAGCGATGCCGAGGGGCTGGTTCACTACGGCTGGGTCTGCAAGGAGAGCGAAGGGACATTCGCCACCGAGGTGGGCCAGGAAATCCGTTTTCCCCGGAAATCCCACTCCCTCTGGAACTCCTACACCGCACCGCGCGGCAGGGGGAAAAAGCTCTACCAAAAGACCATGCGCCAGACATTGTACGACCTCCGCGCCAAGGGCTGCGACGGGCGGGTCTACGCGGGCGTCCTTTCGGACAACCACGCCTCGCGGCACGTGGTGGAGAAGGTGGGCTTCACCTACGAGCGCTCGGCTTTCGAGCGGGTGCGCTTCGGCCGGACGACCAGGTGGCAGGAGGACCCACCGGAGTAG